In Kytococcus sedentarius DSM 20547, the sequence ACCGTGGTGACGCCGCAGGAGCGCGACCGCATCCAGGCGCGCACCCTGCGCGTGGTCGTGCTCAGCCAGGTGCTCGGTGGCGCCGGCCTGGCCGCCGGCGCGACCGTGGGCGCACTGCTGGCCGAGGAGATGCTCGGGTCGCAGGGGCTGGCCGGCATCCCCGTCGCGGTGGTGACCCTCGGGTCGGCGCTCGCGGCCTACCTGGTCGGCCGGGTGACCCAGAGCAGCGGTCGGCGGCTGGGACTCGGCGCCGGCTTCGCGATCGGCGGGCTGGGCGCGGCCGGTGTGGTGCTGGCTGCCGTGCTCGGCCAGGTATGGCTGCTGTTCGTCGCACTGTTCGTCTACGGGGCGGGTACCGCCTCCAACCTGCAGGCCCGGTATGCCGGCACGGACCTGGCCGCCCCGCACCGTCGCGCGACGGCTGCCAGCGTGGCACTGGTCTCCACCACCGTCGGCGCCGTGGCCGGGCCCAACCTGGTGGAGCCGCTGGGCCACCTGGCCGACGCGTGGGGCATCCCGCCGCTGGCCGGGCCCTTCCTGCTCGCCTCGGTGGCCTACCTCGCGGCCGGTGCCACGTTGCTGGTGCTGCTGCGGCCCGACCCCTTCCTGCTGGCCCGCTCGCTGACCGGCACCGCCGCGGACCCGGACCCGACGCACGGCGAGCCCGCCATGGTGCGCGGCGAGCCGCTCACGACGCACGACGAGCCCGCCGCATCCCAGGGGATCCCCCCGGTGCGCACCACCGCCTGGGTCGGGGCGGGCGTGATGGTGATGACGCAGATCGTCATGGTCGCGATCATGACCATGACGCCGGTCCACATGCGCGCCCACGACCACGCCTTGGGCGCCGTGGGGCTCGTGATCAGCCTCCACATCGCCGCCATGTACCTGCCCTCGCTGGTGACCGGCGCCCTCATCGACAAGGTCGGGCGCCTGCCGATGGCGGCCGCTGCCGGCGTGACCCTGCTGCTCGCGGGCGTGGTCGCTGCGCTCGCGCCGGGGGAGTCGATGGGGTGGATCGTCCTCGCCCTGGTCCTGTTGGGCCTGGGCTGGAACCTCGGACTGATCTCCGGCACGGCCCTGGTGGTCGACGGCACGGTGCCGGCCAACCGCGCACGGACCCAGGGCACCATCGACGTGCTCATCGCCCTGGCGGGGGCGGCCGGTGGCGCGTTCTCCGGCGTCGTCGTCGCGATGACGAGCTTCGCGGGGCTGTCCTACCTCGGGGCCGCAGTGGCGTTCGCGGTGGTGCCCCTGCTGTGGCTCGCGGTCCGGGACCGCGCCGCCTGAGCCCGCCCGTCTGCCGGGGCCCGCCCGTCAGCCGTCGCGGCGCAGGACGCTGACCGCGAACTCCGCGTCGTCCTGCCAAGGCTGTAGGTCCCAGGTCGCGAAGCGATGCTCGAGCCGCAGCCCGGCCGCGGGCAGCAGGGCGTCGAGGTCGGCCGCCGAGAACCCGGTCGTGGTGCGACAGCCCACCACCAGGAAGCCGCCGTCCACCAGGTGCGCCGCCACCCGGGACAGCACGGCACCGCGGTGGTCCGGGGTGACGAAGTCCAGCACGTTGCCCACCATCATCGCGCCGTCGAACGGCTCGGGCTGGCCGTGCTCCGCCAGGTCGAGCGTCGCCAGGTCGGCCACCACCCAGGCGCCCGCGGGGTGGTCCTCCCGCGCGGCCTCGATGAGGGCGGGGTCCACGTCCGCGCCGACCACGTCGAAGCCAAGCGTCGCCAGGTGGCCCCCGTGGCGGCCCGGGCCGCACCCCGCATCGAGCAGGCGCGCGCCCCGCGGGGCGAGCACGTCCACCAGGCGCGACTCGCCCTGCACATCCTGCCCGCGGGTGGCCAGCGAGCGCATGTGCTCGGTGTACCAGCGCGAGTGCGAGCCGTCGTCGGTGAGTCCGGGCCAGGTGGAGGTGGGGGAGTGGGTCATGGCCCCAGTGTCACGTACCACCGCCGACCCGCTCATGCCCCCAACGATGGCTCCCGACGCCCTAGGCTGAGTGCATGACCTCCCTCCCTGCCCTCGACTCCTCCGACTTCCAGCGCGTCCTGTGCGTGGTGGCCCACCCCGACGACATGGAGTACGGCGCCTCGGCGGCGGTCTCGCGGTGGACGAGCGCCGGCATCGAGGTCACCTACCTGCTGCTCACCCACGGCGAGGCGGGCATGCCCCAGCCCCCCGATGAGGTCGCGCCCGTCCGCGCAGAGGAGCAGCGCCGGGCGTGTGCACAGGTGGGCGTGGAGGACCTGCGCATCCTCGACCACCCCGACGGCGTGCTGGAGCTGACGCTGGGCCTGCGGCGCGACATCGCGCGGGTGATCCGGGAGGTGCGCCCGCAGGCCGTGATGACCTCCAGCTGGGCCGACGTCGCGCCGTGGGGGATCAACCAGGCCGACCACCGGGTGGCGGGGCTGTCCACCGCCGATGCCGTGGCGGCCGCCGGCAACCGCTGGATCTTCCCGGAGCTCGTCGAGGCCGAGGGCCTCGAGCCGTGGAGCACCACCTGGCTGGTGGTGAACGGCGTGGAGGACCCGACGCACGTGATCCAGGTGGGGGAGTCGGACGTGGCGGCCGCTGTGGCTTCGCTCCGGCAGCACGAGGCCTACCTCGCGGCGCTGCCCTGGCACCCGAAGCCGGAGGAGTTCATCCCCCAGATCCTGCGCGATGGGGGAGCAGCCGGCGGCGTGGACGCCGGGCTGCCGGTGCGTGCCCATCGGGTGGGCTGATGGGGGAGCACGATCTCCAGGATGTCTTGGGCCAGAAGGGCTACGCGGTCCGCTCTGGATGGGGGCTCTTGGGTGCGCGGGCAATGGACGCTGACGTCACCGTGGTGGTGGACATCCTCAGCTTCTCCACCTCTGTCACCATCGCGGTGGACCGGGGGATGCAGGTGTATCCGTTCCGCTGGCGCGACGACCGGGCGCGGACCTTCGCCGCGCAGCGCAACGCGGTGTTGGCGGTCGGGCGCCTCGAGGCGTCCCGAACCCGGGTGACGAATCTCCCCACCCTCTCGCCCGCAACCCTCCTGACCTGTGATGCCGTGAAGCGTCTCGTGCTGCCCTCGCCCAACGGGTCGTCCCTCGTCGCGGCCCTCGACGACGGGGGGAGGACCGTCGTGATCGGCTGCCTGCGCAACGCGACCGCAGTGGGCGAGCACGTCGCGGCCGCGGTAGAGGCGGGTCAGTCGGTGGGCCTCGTTGCCGCCGGGGAGCGGTGGCCGGTCGATGACTCGCTGCGCCCTGCGGTGGAGGACCACGTCGGGGTCGGCGCCATCGCCGCGCACCTCGTGGAGCGGGGGCACGAGCCGGTCATGAGCCCGGAAGCGTTGTCCGCTGCGCGCCTGTTCACGGCATCGGCTGGGCACGTGGCCGGGCTGCTGCGCGACTGCGCCAGTGGGCGAGAGCTGGCCGCCAGGGGCTACGGGGCCGACGTCCCCGCTCCGGGCAGGATGGTGTGTGGCCACCCACCCCGTCCCGAGGAGTCACCATGCAGTTCATGCTCACCGTCCACGGCTCACTGCAGGAGGGCGACGAGTTCGGTGCCTACGGCTCCCAGGAGGAGATGGAGCAGGCCTTCGCCGACACCGGCGCCTTCAACGACCGCCTGGAGCAGGCCGGCCAGCTGGTCTTCGCCGGGGGGCTGCTCCCCGCATCGACCGCGGCGGTGGTGGACGCCACCGCAGGCGACCCCGTGACCACCGAGGGGCCGTACCTCCCCGGGCCCGAGCACGTCGGCGGGTTCTGGGTCATCGACGTGCCCGACCGCGAGACCGCCCTGCGGCTGGCCGGTGAGGGCTCGGCCGCCTGCCGCGGCACGGTCGAGGTGCGACAGTTCGCGGGGGAGTGACGCACGTGACCAACATCCCCGGCGCCGAGGCCGTCGACCGCTACCTCATCGAGACACTCACCCCCGAGGACGAGGCGCTCACGGCAGCCCAGGAGAGGGCGACCGCCGCCGGTCTGCCAGACATCGCCATGGCCCCCAACCAGGCTGCCCTCGTGGCGCTGCTGGCCCGCATGGTGGGAGCCCGCCGCATCCTGGAGGTGGGCACGCTGGCCGGGTACACCGCCATCCACCTCGCGCGCGCGGTGGGGGAGCAGGGACGAGTGGTCACCCTGGAGATCGACGCCGCCCACGCCGCCGTGGCCCGGGAGAACCTGCGAGCCGCCGGGGTCGCCGAGCGGGTGG encodes:
- a CDS encoding MFS transporter, whose protein sequence is MSTPPAVASPAVPTVVTPQERDRIQARTLRVVVLSQVLGGAGLAAGATVGALLAEEMLGSQGLAGIPVAVVTLGSALAAYLVGRVTQSSGRRLGLGAGFAIGGLGAAGVVLAAVLGQVWLLFVALFVYGAGTASNLQARYAGTDLAAPHRRATAASVALVSTTVGAVAGPNLVEPLGHLADAWGIPPLAGPFLLASVAYLAAGATLLVLLRPDPFLLARSLTGTAADPDPTHGEPAMVRGEPLTTHDEPAASQGIPPVRTTAWVGAGVMVMTQIVMVAIMTMTPVHMRAHDHALGAVGLVISLHIAAMYLPSLVTGALIDKVGRLPMAAAAGVTLLLAGVVAALAPGESMGWIVLALVLLGLGWNLGLISGTALVVDGTVPANRARTQGTIDVLIALAGAAGGAFSGVVVAMTSFAGLSYLGAAVAFAVVPLLWLAVRDRAA
- a CDS encoding YciI family protein, which encodes MQFMLTVHGSLQEGDEFGAYGSQEEMEQAFADTGAFNDRLEQAGQLVFAGGLLPASTAAVVDATAGDPVTTEGPYLPGPEHVGGFWVIDVPDRETALRLAGEGSAACRGTVEVRQFAGE
- a CDS encoding PIG-L deacetylase family protein — its product is MTSLPALDSSDFQRVLCVVAHPDDMEYGASAAVSRWTSAGIEVTYLLLTHGEAGMPQPPDEVAPVRAEEQRRACAQVGVEDLRILDHPDGVLELTLGLRRDIARVIREVRPQAVMTSSWADVAPWGINQADHRVAGLSTADAVAAAGNRWIFPELVEAEGLEPWSTTWLVVNGVEDPTHVIQVGESDVAAAVASLRQHEAYLAALPWHPKPEEFIPQILRDGGAAGGVDAGLPVRAHRVG
- a CDS encoding O-methyltransferase; this encodes MTHVTNIPGAEAVDRYLIETLTPEDEALTAAQERATAAGLPDIAMAPNQAALVALLARMVGARRILEVGTLAGYTAIHLARAVGEQGRVVTLEIDAAHAAVARENLRAAGVAERVEVVEGPARDAVTRLVEDGAEPFDLVLIDADKPSNPDYLEAALRLTRPGAVIVVDNVVRGGRVADSASQDASVVGTRRVLEMVAAEPRLEATAVQTVGIKGWDGLTVCRVVDPAA
- a CDS encoding class I SAM-dependent methyltransferase — encoded protein: MTHSPTSTWPGLTDDGSHSRWYTEHMRSLATRGQDVQGESRLVDVLAPRGARLLDAGCGPGRHGGHLATLGFDVVGADVDPALIEAAREDHPAGAWVVADLATLDLAEHGQPEPFDGAMMVGNVLDFVTPDHRGAVLSRVAAHLVDGGFLVVGCRTTTGFSAADLDALLPAAGLRLEHRFATWDLQPWQDDAEFAVSVLRRDG